From the genome of Acipenser ruthenus chromosome 14, fAciRut3.2 maternal haplotype, whole genome shotgun sequence, one region includes:
- the LOC117419399 gene encoding uncharacterized protein DDB_G0271670-like, giving the protein MRVLVGVIGFMGLWIMSDSTTLTTSDSESNPTTTMLSSDSSTSTVITYTTSQPASTATPVTITANQTHGMSSEKQSNSSTSSSPSTISSPSASTSPSTSTNPSTPSNPSTPASPSASASPSTSTSPSTSTSPSTSTSPSTSTSPSTSTSSSTSTSPSTSTSSSTSSPSASSTSSSPSISSTSSSPSTSSSLTASNSPSMSNPSTSTSPLVLTTASAPASPSISSQSTSTSSSTSTSPPTSTSLTSSHTPTSTSASTTGSTLNLPSSSTPGSAENTSRRSASTVTTSSAAPLRSQVECVNEKDESTESTWILNNRTCEEFKASEGLKVAEKLCSRLNISSSCSLKMRNTKNGAELLGLTVNMNQDNVKQKFGDLNAFLHEFNEEKPSGDYSTLIVILLSSGVLLCIIIGFAVYAARQRRSYRNKRHQLTEELQTVENGYHDNPTLEVMEVQPEMQEKKANLNSDDGYIVPIDNLTKEELDGEEDTHL; this is encoded by the exons GTCTTTGGATTATGTCTGACAGTACAACATTGACAACTAGTGACTCTGAAAGTAACCCAACTACGACAATGTTATCTTCAGATTCCAGTACATCAACAGTCATCACTTACACCACATCTCAACCAGCTTCTACTGCCACTCCTGTGACTATCACTGCAAATCAAACTCATGGAATGT caagTGAAAAACAATCTAACTCATCTACTTCATCTAGCCCATCTACTATATCTAGCCCATCTGCTTCAACTAGCCCATCTACTTCAACTAACCCATCTACTCCATCTAACCCATCTACTCCAGCTAGCCCATCTGCTTCAGCTAGCCCATCTACTTCAACTAGCCCATCTACTTCAACTAGCCCATCTACTTCAACTAGCCCATCTACTTCAACTAGCCCATCTACTTCAACTAGCTCATCTACTTCAACTAGCCCATCTACTTCAACTAGCTCATCTACTTCTAGCCCATCTGCTTCATCTACTTCATCTAGCCCGTCTATTTCATCTACTTCATCTAGCCCATCTACTTCATCTAGCCTAACTGCTTCAAATAGCCCATCAATGTCTAACCCATCCACTTCAACTAGCCCACTTGTTTTAACTACCGCATCTGCACCAGCTAGCCCATCTATATCTAGCCAATCTACTTCAACTAGCTCTTCTACTTCAACTAGCCCACCTACTTCAACTAGCCTTACTTCATCTCACACACCTACTTCAACTAGCGCTTCTACAACAGGTAGCACATTAAACTTACCAAGTTCATCAACTCCTGGATCTGCAGAAAATACATCAAGAAGATCTGCCTCAACTGTTACCACCTCTTCAGCAGCACCACTGAGATCACAG GTAGAATGTGTTAACGAAAAAGATGAAAGTACTGAATCTACATGGATTTTAAATAACAGAACATGT GAAGAGTTTAAAGCATCAGAAGGATTGAAAGTGGCAGAAAAGTTGTGTTCCAGGTTGAACATCAGCTCCAGTTGTAGCCTAAAAATGAGGAACACAAAGAATGGAGCCGAACTCTTGGGCCTTACTGTTAaca TGAATCAAGATAACGTGAAACAGAAATTTGGTGATCTAAATGCTTTTCTACATGAG TTCAATGAAGAAAAACCCTCTGGTGACTATTCTACATTGATTGTGATTCTCCTTTCGAGCGGAGTTCTTCTGTGCATAATCATTGGCTTCGCTGTGTATGCTGCACGTCAAAGAAGATCCTATAGGAACAAACGG CATCAACTCACAGAAGAGCTACAGACTGTTGAAAATGGTTACCATGACAACCCTACACTGGAGGTAATGGAGGTCCAGCCTGAGATGCAGGAGAAGAAGGCCAACCTGAACAGTGATGATGGCTATATTGTTCCAATTGACAACCTCACCAAGGAGGAACTAGATGGGGAAGAGGACACCCACTTATAA